One Mycteria americana isolate JAX WOST 10 ecotype Jacksonville Zoo and Gardens chromosome 7, USCA_MyAme_1.0, whole genome shotgun sequence genomic window, tgggcactgacaaagcctgaacatgataaaactcactggggaactgaagctctgtataactctctcactaagcagatagtggctagaaatttgtttcaaactgtgaaaagtgtggttgataggtgtgagacatgtttgaaaaataacccaaaggtagaaaatcgtgtaaaatttggaagcataggcaaaggaaatgttccaggtcaaaactggcaaatagacttttcggagctccctagaaaagggggatataggtatctgttggtgttaaccgatacctactctggattgcctgaagctttcccttgcagaacaaataaagctcgagaagtaacaaaagttttattaagagaaattattcctaggtttggagtgccagaagttatctcctctgacagagggccacacttcgtgtcacaggtagttcagcaagctagtaagtttttagaaattaattggaaattgcatacagcctaccgcccacaagcaagtggacaggtagagaaaatgaaccatatgataaaaacacaattgagaaaaatttgtcaggaaaccaacttgagatgggatcaggcactcccaattgcattattgagacttcgaactaaaccaaggactaaagagaaattgagtccctttgagattttatatgggagaccatttcaaaccagatatcgaggacaagatctcacccaagcaggggaaattagcttacggcaatatctaatagcattaggaaaacaattacaagaagtaaataaattagtagtatctaccagagcgtgaggtttagattctccggtgcacttgtttaaacctggggattgggtttatgttaaaaatatttcaggtgaccctcttgaagagaaatggagtggcccttttcaagttctgctcacaacctacactgcagttaagcttgagaagcacgctgcgtggatccactattcgagaattaagaaagcacctactggaccatggaaatctcagcctacgggaccaacgtccgtaagattgacccgaaagtagttttactgatgctgctatgcgcttgtttactagtgtgtaaaagtttgtgtgaagaggatgctaaTAATTTAATGTtagataataattgttatcatccttgccatttgtgttggctgtgtaaagcgaataattgaaagaaatatgtggaagtagtaatgacttaatttagaacctttgtaaaagaatttacaaagtttaaagaaaaggggggaatgaaaagagctaaaatccccaaagacaaaaaagaaatgctgtaaatatcttggttgctcaatgtttccttttagtctccctttcgcagataatttggcctagcttgccagtattgttggccttaagtaaggaagcttagatagtagaattgcaaacgagctttctttatttgacctaatcattagagtatgaatgctttgcctgtgttaaatccttggttagctgacatagttgcaatgaagatagataaaaaggaattcttcaggccctgtgtccctggaaagggctgataaggagaaactacacaagaaccacctgattttggatatgcaaggaaggtatgagcaagacaaagatggactgagcatgcgtaaagacaaagttcagtcagcggtcagagtgatgaagactactgacttcctccaacgaccaccagaggatccctagcgaccacctaaggacttaagtacacatgcgtcagggacatttacatatatgttAGCGCATATAGTTACATATaggttagcgcaacacatcagttcatatacagaaaaatcatacatattcatcagatttcttgaaaagggcagttttatggtgatgagttcccggaattcatttacatagtccaagcatgcgcagtaaaattagggttagggtcttttcacccttccggtggtcttccgtagtcttcctcacgttgtccactagttgaactttggccttcctttgtccatatatagtcattgagttagcttatcagtccttcagccttggaatgttacaagggggtcgatttaagctagttctttggtgcttatctttggcacaatcatcctgagttcctcttatcagtgatttaactaggaagcctaacgagcttactcaaggcctgcttagtcctatcagataagaagtcacaggagatgtcccaccatcaactctgctcagcaggtaaccaaaactatctttgcaggggaagagaacaaaagaacaaggatgggagtgaaactaaaaaaaaatgcaagtctatgtcttagtcagggactgtcagggatttaaccctttcagtacTCCTTTTACTGTATAAGCTGTGCAAGAGCTTTGGCTGTATATAAAGGGGTCTGGAAAAAGAAGTCCTAAATTACTTACTTTCTATTCTTCAAAACCTTATTTCTGCTGCAGGACTGTTGAAGTTCGGGAATGAGTAAGCCGAGGTTGCTCCATCAGGAGTCACTGTGATTTCAGAGAAAAGGTATCGAACCATGACAATGACCTCTTACAGgtccttctaattttttttccttatttgaacaggtcttttctgttctgcaagaAGAATAAATTCCTGTATGAAAAACCTGGCCAAATTTCATAAGACCATCTTCACTACGGAAGACTATTTCCAAATAAAGTAATAACTTTTACTGTAGGGaggaattatttctgttgttttattcagtaaaataaaGCATAAATTCAGAGTActgttgttaaatattttctaaagggTACATATATCTATCTCCAAATATATTAATAACTAGACAGCCTTTCCTGTTCTGGGAAAGGATCCCAAAGAAGGTGTTCAAATCTAGAGAATTCAGGAATCTGTTTGGGGTTTGTCTGTTACTATTAATGAGTTGTGTGTGCCTAGGTGAATGAAGTCTGCTAGGGCAGACATTTCAGACTGAAACTTAACTTGAATATAAGGCAAAAGTTGCAAATAATTATAGCCACATAAACATTTGGATATATTTTTTGCTGATAAGAATTTTACTACCATTCAAATAAAGGTGCTGCTTACTGTCAGTGAGAACAACAAATTGCACTTATTCATCTCTAGaataaagcactttattttacattcttctgcTACTCTGGCTGCTGTAACTATCCTAAATTTGTTGTAGAGGGAAAATTTCATCCATGATAAGAACTGGTTTTGTTGcaatcagaaaagaaatcaatTGGAAGGCTATGATCCTATTTTCCTTGGTATTGTTCAAGAGCAAATTAACACTATCATGTTggtcattttaatttacaaatagaACAGAATCAGGTCCCCACTTGTGCTTTCCTGACATGCATATACAACTGAAGAAACACTAATTCCTTAATTTATTAAGAACAGTgatatttctgtttatataaaaTCTCTGGTTTTAGAGAGGAGATTTCCTTGCCatcataagatttttttcaacaacttgtttaatttaaatataaaggTTTGTGAACTTCAGAgctactaccaaaaaaaaaaaaagttccaaagtaaaataattaaattgtgttttgaaataagaaataagaacaactATTAGGTTGACAGGGATCTTCTGATTTaaccttctccctctcccctccaaagtCACAAGGCTGTTGCGTATTTCACATTTCCTTATACTTTTCCTTACTCATTCTGAAAACTTCCAGTGATGGAATATCAAATTATTTACTTGTGAAAGCATTCTACAGACTTATGCATTCAATcccatatttcagaaaatgtttctaataTTCATACTACTTACTAGTTTTActtccttatttttatatattagttAGTAGCATagtgtaaaataatttctttcagtgctttaAAGTAAAAGTGAAATTTGCAAGTCCAAAATGCTCAGTTACATTGTTTCCAAACTAGACATTTATTGTCAATGTTGTCTATCAAACATTTTTACTGGGTAGTTTTATATACAGTgagcatgaaagagaaaatattaaagttTCTCTGAAGTCCCCAAATACACTTGTAAATATACTTATGCGACTTTGATTCCAATGTTCCTACTTCAATGTAAAAACATATTACTATATATTTCAGCTAGGTCATATAATTGtagttttgtttccagaaaaCTATTTTGTACATGGACATATCTGTCAAGCTTCCTCAAAATAACTTAAGcctccaatgaaaaaaaaaaccctagatcAGTCTTagctgctgaaaaagaaaacctctgaCAATTAAAGATATGTTATATTATTACAACATAACATTTGACATATTCTCAGTATAATACAATCCTTTAACATCACTCTTGTGATTCTAAACATCAGTCATGTAACCAAATGTAACCACAGTGACTAGTTTGTCCTTTTgcaactaagcaacatagagatagcaGAgggatagacaatactttaatattgtgtttatacatctctggctatggatatgctgctatgcccaaagacgATAGggcgaggagtagtacggacatgctgctgtgctcccagtacagccccagcccatcttgacaacaaGTCGAGGAGTAGTTAGAATAATtagtttgtgttagaataggaataagggtgccaatcattgttagggaccatgcaccatgaagaagggaagtaagttacataagcaaggtgatattgcacATGCCCAtgagaaggggtcaactaaaggacacacctgtacaaccagCAGGGACCACCAGaaacccccacggaagcccctcggagttcaaggacgcatgcgttaATGACCATGTAAATATAATAATGAGTTCTAGAAATAGAATTaatatgtatggtcattccaggaaatttgatgcatatgtatataGTCAAACagtataagttttggttgatttAACCTGTGGTATTCATGCTTGGTGGAGcaatcccccgtgcatccggtgctgcaataaagaatgcctgcttcttaatactgcATTGGTgctaaggagtttgattcctgatttcagtgacattcAGGTACTTCATTTTTAAACCTTTATATGCTTCACCCTATATCAAacatatttataattatatagaTTAAATATATATGATATAGGTGTTCTTTAAGTAATGTAACACATGTGATCCTTAGCAGTAATAATAAACCATCCATTGAACTGCAATATAATTTTGCTCAGGGAGTAATTAGAATGTATTCTTAAGGCAGTAATTTACCGAGCCAGAAATTTATGTTATATTATGTTAATTCCAACACTGTTTAACATGCTTCAGACTTTGCAGATACTATTACACGCAGTTTCCCTATTTGTCAGTGAACATAGTTGTACCTTTGTTAAACAATCCATTAGTCCATACTATTTTTGCATTCAAATTCAGATGGTTTTAACTGTAACTTTAAGAAGACATCCCCCAAAGCAATGAACATGTAATTTGCTAATGGGAGAGATTCTGCTAAATTGTTAAGACTTTGTATTTAGCATGATCTTATGGAGTTCACGTACCTGTGAGAGAGACAGTTAAAAAGCTTCTCCTGTCAAGGTCGTCCTGTCAAAGAGAAACAGTGGAGTACTGGGTCTGGTTAGGAtgaaaattttcttcacagcaaccCATATGTggtgttttggtcacaaatccaaaacacaccatatgggctgctgtgaagaaaattgactccACTGCAACCAAACCTTGTACAAGTGGCTTTCACAGAATTAGTGTGATTCCCATTTATAAAGGAGATAACGCTCCTCTTATTCTAAAACCTTTGTTCCTGTCTCCAAAAGTTGGACATACTTCTCGAGCTGCATGGTTTAGGGTGTAATTTTTAGCCAGCTTATTTTAACCCAAGTAGTTTGTatcattttacttcatttcacTTTTCAGTAGAGAAGTATCCAGTCACTTCACTGGATAGAAAAATTACCTtagttatataaataaatacatttaaaaatccattaaaaaatttgtttccaaCCCTGCTGCCACTGAAGATGAAATTTTCAAACACATTCAATATTTGCCTAATTCTACTGCCAGTAAAATTGGTGGAGATGAAAGCAATAATTCCCTACTACTGACTGGTTTTGCAAAAATCCATCTCAAAAACTTAGAACTCAAAGACGTGTTTTCAGCAGTGACTCCTCCTGTTTATTCCTTTgatgaaaaacaagaagaaagactGCACGGTTTGCACAAAGCATTGTGTAGTTATACCAGTTATAGCTAACTTTTCTATTAGATGAACAAGTTCTTTCAAAATGTCTTGGCACTAACTGGATTTTGCATATCTGCATTATTCACAACAGTGATGTGCCAGGCCATATCTGTGATCCTACAGGAGTAAGAAGAAGTGTGCAGGATTAGGCtgtgatgtttctttttctgaatcatGACATACGCTGAGTTTTACTGCTGCCCTGTTTCAGTGGTAAAAAGCCTCTTTCACACTTATCCATGTCTTGTTCAACATTCAGGCAAGTATAAGAGTCTAGTCTTCTATGGCTGGCTATGAAAACAGGCAGGTTCCTCCAGGAGAAAATTTACAGCATCTGCCTATTAGAGGATGTGAAAATCCCTTTAACCTACCAGCACCCACTATTCTGTACTACACAGCTACCAAAAGCCCACTTTCACCTCCTGTAGAATATTTATGGAAAATACTGAGGTGaaagctttccaaaatatttctattgtaTCTTCTTTGTTTGACTACTCtcataaaaagcaataaatataaaatatgtgaGAGAAGAACTTGCAGAATAATTACATGTGATTTTGGACTGTCTGATGACATAGGTTGATCTTTAGGAAAAGTTATTAGTTTTCCAGAAGAACAAATAGCTTGCTTTCTCAAAGCTGAACAGTTAgttattttctgtactttctttcatttgtctttgtACCGCTTACGTTATTCCTGTGAGTCTATGTTAAGTAATGTGGTCATACTAAATTACTAAAGGAGATTTGCTAAACCATATTACTAGACTGAAGCTTGCTAAACTTTACTCTGACAGCTAAGAAAAATATTGCATACCTACCTCTGTACCAGATGCTCCCTGATGTTTGAAGCAGTCTCATTCCCGTTTGTCATTAGTCCAATTGACAGAACTGTGGTCTGACAGAACTGTGGTCTGTCAGTTTCTGTGGTCATGTGAACTGTGAtcatgttcagacagaacctggTCTGAAGTGCTTAGGGATCCTGTGGCAGAATTATGTTCTCCACACATAAAAATCTGTACAGCTGTATGATGGCCTGTTTCATATTGAGAATAAATGTAACTTTTCTGCTAAGTCCAGACCACAGTATCTTTACTGATACTGAATGGCACTTTACTGCAAAATGAGAGCCATTGAATCCAATAATACAACTTCTGGAATAAGGAGTAAAGCTgcacagactgaaaacaaaaaaagaacaatgttTAGGAAATTAATGCTTCCTTGCCTATAAATTTGAGGCCCATTGAACTCTTCTTGAACTCATTAAGAATCTTTGTGCCTACTGTAACTTAATCTCCCACCCCTCAAAAAAGTTACTAAAAATTTGGAGAGATGTTTCAGTAGATTGTCTCGTTACTCATAATCAGCTTTACTTTGTCACAAGGTCCCAAAAAGAGATAGCTAGGACCATCACCTAGAAAAGATTGTGATTCTGGTAACTAAGTTATTTTCTATGAGCTACATTTGTACCATATTCTGCCTACTGCTGTTACTGCCAATCCTGGCtgagaaactgagaaacagaaagcaagctacAGAAATTGGCCAGGAAGTGGAGACCCAAGACAGCCTCCTACTTGCTCCCTCTACATTTTGTACTGTTTACAAAATACTGTGTGAATTTTCTAGTCATTATTTCTGTGAATCCAACATGTTCCTCTAAGCTATGCAAGGTTAAGAGAGTGCTTAAAGTTCTTCTTTTAATATGTAAATCCCAAGTCATTATTTCCTCTAGTTTTGggtctgtttttttccctgttttctccaTGTTATCTCTGTGTTACAGCCTCTCTGGTATGCCCCAAAACAAGGCTTATACTGAATACAGATCTGACCCTTTAGAGAAACTGTTGAGAATCCTATCATCATAATGGATTGTCTGTTACATCTTGCCttttttgtaatttgaaaaagtgtatttttatagtTCATTCAGCGCTGTccaaacaaatgggaaaaaaccaATATGAGCACATCTTCCACcagcagaaataatatttgttcAAGCTGATATCTAGCAGTGAGTGTGCGTTAATACAATTTTGATGGATAAGATCAAAACAGTGACCATTATTCTTAGTTAGAAAAGATTTCCCAGTAGTCATTGATAATCCTACTTTATATTGTTAAAGTCAGTGCAATACCAATACTTAATATTAGGGCAACAAAAATTACGCTTGTTCAGATTTCTTGTTAGATGTGTGATTTTCCTAGTAGCGCAATGAGCAGTACAACAGAACTCTGACAAAATATCTAATACAATTTACATAATATTCTGTGAATTCAGAGAGAACATTGCTAGTTACTGTCATGTAAAAAGCTCAACAACTTGGAAAGGAGGGACAAAAGTTTTCTCACAGTGGAGAGTGGCTGTGTTGCAGAAAGAGTGAGTGGTGAGAGTGATAATACAGAAATAGATAGAGGATTGGCTTTGCTTGCTTCTTCCCCAAAGCAGAACACTCCTTTGGAGACAGGGTAGATTTCAAACAGGATTTCTGACTCAGGGTTGAGTTATTCAGACTTACATCAACTCCAACTCCATGTCTTTATATCAGCAAGAAACAACTTGGCTGACAATAGAATAATTAATTCAAGATAGCAGCATTTATAAGACTGTGTTGCCAGATTTTGGTAAAAGGCAAAAGAGAGtggcaaagaaaattatattcctgCCAACGACTGCTTTGTGTTTTGCCATCACAAACAGCCCTTGGGATTCAGTGTGTTTGAAGAACTGATATCCAATTCTGATGGTGTGTGTAGAAGTAAAGATGAAAATCTAAGGTACAGAAGGATTTTCACCAAAGGATGAGTTTTCTTCTGTGGAGGAAATATGGAAGTTGATCTTGAAGTCATTATTCATACATTAGAAAGTAGAATAGCATAATATTTACCTTGCAGTATGCTTAGATGCCACTGTACAGGCTAAATACTGTGAAACACaaccatatttttctttctctctgaagaacTATTTAAGTCAGAAGAAGactaaaaagtgttttaatttcaCCACTTGTACATTGTGTCATCATCTATATCTCTGACAGTCTTCCCAGCTAATTTAAAGgccattttagaaaaatgaaaaagaaaagaagatttttttttaaaaaaaggagtctTAAAGTTCAAGAAAATAGAGAACAGTTGTCCTGGATGAATCACTGAGCCTGTTATGTATTTGATATATTGCCATTAGTTTCAGGGAATGGAATAAATCTCATTTGTACCTTCTCTTTCCCCTATGACTATAACTTTGAGATAATTTATCCTCTCCCCCTAAACACTACTCTGACAAAAGATAAAATTAACAGCTGTGCATGCCAGAGTTTCATGTGCTGTGTAAGAGTTGCTGCTGAGCTTTGCATATTCCATGATTTATTCTAGTTTCATTATTTAGACTGGGTGAAGAGggtgaagaggaagagaaactgctAACCGCTATTACTTAGACATCAGTCACTTTTATCACACAGTGATATTAATATCATTTGCTCAGCAAAAGATCACAGCATCAGCTGCACAAATGTGCCTTGCTTCGGACAGTACTTGAACTTATCAATGTTTTTTCTCATATTGTGGCTATATGatctctttcccccttttctgcAACTTATGCTGTAATATATCCTTTACAATTAGCACACATCCAGTTAGCACACAGTTAAAACAGATACCATTGGGAATACTTCCCCTAATTTTCATGGGCTTTGGATTATGCCCATACAAACCAATTCTACCCCATACGAATTTACCAGTATTTTTCTAGGGTTGGGGAGGGCTTTTGAACAGTTAGGTGGACTGGATTTCTGTTCCTGAGTTGTATTATTTATAACCCCACAGACACAGAATCTCTAACCTGGTGGCCCAAAGCTAAGCTTTTAAAGACATAATTTGgtgcatacagaaataaaagtaattgtaGATATAGGTGGTGTTCTGTACTCACTCTTTGGCCCTAAATATAGAGTATAACTTGAAGATACATAATAGTTAGCAGTTAACAGAGAAATTTTTAACTCTTTAAACCTTGTGTGTTTTcccacaacacagaaaaaaacagagtggATTTACATATACCATTATAAATTCTGTTTATGGCTTAGCTTGTTTGAACCTGCAGAGTTTATGTGCACTCagtcaaaataatgaaaattatttattaaatgccatgattttttaaaattaatttgttataagtttcttctgtctgttcagAAGATTTAATCAACAACAAGTAACACAAGCTTTTATGTGCCTTTCTTCCATACTCATGTTTTCCAATGGAAgtgaaatgttgctttaaaacTTGATGCCCAGTACGCATTTTGCCATTTGTTTGTTCACAGTGGAGCATGTACTGTAGATTTAGATTATTCTGGAGGTTAATACAAATGTTGATGTAACTAATATaattttgcatattatttatatatgaatTATGATTCTTTTTAGCCTTTAGTCCTTGAGGATTTAGAACCTTTTAAAAAACTGCACATATAATCTCTTAATTGTGTTTGAAAAGATAATCTCCAAGAACCAGATGTTTTAATATGGCTCAGTcccagggaaaacaaagaaatagacaAGTTCCTTGCCCTGGGAACTCTTAAGGAAAATGACCTTTCATCAGGGAAGACATCAGAGACATCTGATTCTCAACCAAGTTGCCACATGAAGAAAAGGAGGGTGGTTGCTACTAAAGGGTCTCCTGCAAGGTACAGAGGCAACCACCTATCGACCTAACGTAATGTCTTGGGACCTTTGCTGCTTGCTGCATGCTCAGATTCAGTTTTTAAGGAGAAACTGGTTTGGCTGGACCTCTGATTATTATCCCTTGCTGTTCATCTATGTGGGCACCAATGACAGTGCTGAGGAGACCCAGACTATTTCAAGAGGGACTAAAGGGCTCTGGAGTGAGAGTGAAGGGCATGGGCAGCCAGGTGGTGGTCTCACTTCTGTCAGTGAAGGGGAAAAGCTCAAAATGGAGTGGATGCATCCAGTGGGTGAACACCTGGGTGCATGGCTGGTGTcacaaattgttttttaaaagcatgggTCCTTCCTTGAGGAACATGGACTGCTGAGCAGATGATGGGATTGGCAAGAGTGTCTTTGCCGATAGGCTCACTAACTGTGAGGTGGGCTTTAAACTATTTATGTTGGTGCATCATCCTCTAAGGAGAACTTAAGGCACCATAGGCAGCAAGGAATAACTCAGGGGGGGACAACTCAGTGTCCAAGACTCTCACGCTGTCCTTGTGAAACCAGAGTGACTGGGGATCCATTTCAAGTGCCTGTTAAAAATTCACACAGCATggaaaacaaacaggaggaattagtAGTCTGTACACAGTTGCAGGGCAATATGACTGGGTACAAGCAATACAGAAGATTTACACTTTACATTGAAGATGATAACTTCTTGTTCTTCATgatcagtgagccaactaggtgAGATGTTCTGCTGGACTTACTGCTCAACAAAAGGAAGAACTGACTGAAGATGTGAAGATGGGGGCAGCCTTGGCTTCAGCAACCAGAATATTGTTAAACCTCATTTCCTGAAAGAAGCAATCAAGACAAAAAGAATAATCATGAATCATCAAGATTTTAGGAGAATAGATCTCATTCAGTGATCGCAGCATCCTATGTGAAACTTCCTTGGAGGGTGAAGGGGATCAGCACAGGTCAGGGATCTCTCCTTCTCAGAATACAAGTACTGTCCAATGTGCAGGCAGTCAAGTAAGCGTAGCAAAAGGCGAGTGTGGATGAACAGAGTGGGAAACCCTGACTGAGTTCAAACACAAGTGGGAAGCACAAAGAAAGTAAAGGCAGGGATAGACTAGGAGGAATAAAGAGACATTGCCTAAATGTGCAGGGATGGAGTTAAGACAATGCTGAATTGGAATTGGAACTGCTGAGGGATAggaaagacaacaagaagggcttctgtgAGCACATCAGCACTGAAAGGAAGGCTAAGGAAAATGGAGCCCTACTGATTGATGGagaaaaggactgtggtgggttgaccttggctggctgccaggtgcccacgaAGCTGCTCTATTACTCCCCTGTCCATCCAACTGTCCATCCTGtccatcaacaggacagggggagaaaatacaatgaaaagcttgtgggtcgagatgAAGATAGGGACATCATTTATCAATtgccatcacaggcaaaacaggctcaaAACAgatggggaaattaatttaatgtgtTGAcgattaataacagagtaggatagtgaaaaataaaaacaaatctaaattcaacttccttccacccctcccttctctctgggctcaacttcactcctaaCTTCTATACCTCCTCCCCGTGCGCGGTGCAGGGGAGTAGGGGAATGGggattgcagtcagttcataacgcTTTGTCTCTGATGCTCCTTCCAActcatgcttttcccctgctgCAGTATAGGGTCTCTCTCTTGGCATatagtccttcacaaacttctccaaatgggtccttcccacaggctgcagtctttcaagaactgctccagcatgggtcctttccatggggtacagtcttTCAGGAATGGACAGCTCCAACGTAGGTCCCCCAAGGGTCACAGATCCTgctagaaaacctgctccagcatgggttcctctccatggggtcacaggtcctgccaggagcctgctccagaagaggctggctctgtggtcacagcctcctttgaggcacatccacctgctgtggcatggggtcctccacgggctgcagggtggatatctgctccagcatggacctccatgggctgcagggggacaatgCTTCACTATGGTCTTCACCacgagctgcaggggaatctctgctctggtgcctggaacacttcctccccctccttcactgaccttggtgtctgcatgactgtttctcccacattttctcactcctctcttgcagctgctgcacagtgtcttttgccctttcttaaatacgttaccACAGAGGCTCTACCATCATCACTGATTGTTtgactcagctttggccagtggtagGTCCATCTAGGATTCGGCTGAAACTGGGtctgttggacatgggggcagctcctgctgtcttcttacagaagccacccctgcagcaacccccaacctccccccaccaccaaaaccttgc contains:
- the LOC142413089 gene encoding LOW QUALITY PROTEIN: uncharacterized protein LOC142413089 (The sequence of the model RefSeq protein was modified relative to this genomic sequence to represent the inferred CDS: substituted 1 base at 1 genomic stop codon) codes for the protein MKTVVHDCIETIETVYASRPDLKDEPLEEADHTWYTDGSSFVKNGVRMAGYAVTTTDQVVEAKSLPKGTSAQXAEIVALVRALELAKGLRVNIWTDSKYAFGVVHAHGAIWKERGLLTAQGKGIKHADIILRLLEAVQLPSAVAIMHCKGHQKGNTDREVGNKLADYEARQAAEQENRVKFGSIGKGNVPGQNWQIDFSELPRKGGYRYLLVLTDTYSGLPEAFPCRTNKAREVTKVLLREIIPRFGVPEVISSDRGPHFVSQVVQQASKFLEINWKLHTAYRPQASGQVEKMNHMIKTQLRKICQETNLRWDQALPIALLRLRTKPRTKEKLSPFEILYGRPFQTRYRGQDLTQAGEISLRTVEVRE